The bacterium genome includes a region encoding these proteins:
- a CDS encoding aspartate aminotransferase family protein — MGDPTDERDLTQSRAVAARDEAVITPSMKYRLYPFVVARSDGVRMWDKDGNEYLDWMATGGTAAAGYGHPKVRQAAMDAINNEYSGPLVCYIHEPAVELAERLIDIFPGDFAKQAWFGVSGSDAMDVLAKVAPIASGRPRLISYIGAFHGMTIGSGAISGHGALTRPIPGGHITKAPYPNPYRCAWGPCDKSECSLRCLDYLKNDLLVNVSPSDETAAIFAESIQSDSGEIVPPDNYFPALRDLCDERGIWLIFDEVKVGLGRTGRMFGFEHFGIEADAVGLAKPLGGGFPLSAVVGRQEILDVDLYTAYTLGGSPLSCSAAVAVLDVIEEEDLVRNAEEMGRYLRDKLDEMRADHPLIGDVRGKGLLIGVELVKDHRTREPAETDAYRLAYRCFELGLILLAFGNVMEITPPLTITRSDADEALDIFDRALADIEAGRFDDSKLPDFLGH; from the coding sequence ATGGGCGATCCCACCGATGAGCGTGATCTGACGCAGAGCCGGGCCGTAGCGGCCCGCGACGAGGCGGTCATCACGCCGTCGATGAAGTACCGGCTGTATCCGTTCGTGGTCGCCAGGTCGGACGGCGTCCGTATGTGGGACAAGGACGGCAACGAGTACCTCGACTGGATGGCGACCGGAGGTACTGCCGCCGCGGGATACGGCCACCCGAAGGTGCGGCAGGCGGCAATGGACGCCATCAACAACGAGTACAGCGGTCCGCTCGTCTGTTACATCCACGAACCGGCCGTCGAGCTGGCGGAGCGCCTGATCGACATCTTCCCCGGAGACTTCGCCAAGCAGGCCTGGTTCGGCGTCTCCGGCTCCGACGCGATGGACGTGCTCGCCAAGGTGGCGCCTATCGCATCGGGAAGGCCGCGCCTGATCTCCTACATCGGCGCCTTCCACGGTATGACGATCGGCTCCGGCGCCATCTCGGGCCACGGAGCGCTGACGCGCCCGATACCCGGCGGCCACATCACCAAGGCTCCGTATCCCAACCCCTACCGGTGCGCCTGGGGCCCGTGCGATAAGAGCGAGTGCTCCCTCAGATGCCTCGACTACCTGAAGAACGACCTGCTGGTCAACGTGTCGCCCTCGGACGAGACGGCGGCGATCTTCGCCGAGAGCATCCAGTCGGACAGCGGCGAGATCGTCCCGCCGGACAACTACTTCCCTGCCCTGCGGGACCTGTGCGACGAGCGGGGGATCTGGTTGATATTCGACGAGGTCAAGGTAGGCCTGGGGCGGACGGGACGCATGTTCGGCTTCGAGCACTTCGGGATCGAGGCGGACGCGGTCGGGCTCGCCAAGCCGTTGGGAGGAGGCTTCCCGCTGTCGGCGGTGGTAGGCCGCCAGGAGATCCTCGATGTCGACCTCTACACGGCCTACACGCTGGGCGGCTCGCCGTTGTCCTGCTCCGCGGCGGTGGCCGTACTCGACGTGATCGAGGAGGAGGACCTGGTCCGCAACGCTGAGGAGATGGGCAGGTACCTGCGCGACAAGCTCGACGAGATGAGAGCCGACCACCCGCTCATCGGGGACGTGCGCGGCAAGGGCCTCCTGATCGGGGTCGAGTTGGTGAAGGACCACCGGACACGCGAGCCTGCCGAAACCGATGCGTACCGGCTCGCCTACCGCTGCTTCGAGCTCGGCCTGATACTGCTGGCGTTCGGCAACGTGATGGAGATCACCCCGCCGCTGACCATCACCCGGAGCGACGCCGATGAAGCATTGGACATCTTCGACCGCGCCCTGGCCGACATAGAGGCCGGCCGGTTCGACGACAGCAAGCTGCCCGATTTCCTGGGGCACTGA
- a CDS encoding FxLYD domain-containing protein, producing MRKKIMALGLAGALVLGTGAIVWSEGGDQQTQQTIHAEVGEAGGAEGAGEGTETGTGGGEENTTQYGLNDTFDQVRAGSRLIMNYDPAANAFIGTVENTTNTTLKNVRIEIHLSNGVELGPTTPIDLAPGEIVDVRLDATTQPFDTWVAHAEVGTQGTDQGTGGEGTGEGSEGSGGEGSGEGHGSEGGGS from the coding sequence ATGAGGAAGAAGATCATGGCTCTGGGGCTGGCGGGAGCGCTGGTCCTGGGGACAGGCGCCATCGTGTGGAGCGAAGGCGGCGATCAGCAGACACAACAGACCATCCATGCGGAGGTCGGGGAAGCCGGCGGCGCTGAAGGGGCCGGCGAGGGTACGGAGACCGGTACCGGCGGCGGTGAGGAAAACACCACCCAGTACGGCCTCAACGACACCTTCGACCAGGTCCGGGCCGGGTCACGGCTCATCATGAACTACGACCCGGCGGCCAACGCCTTCATCGGGACGGTGGAGAACACCACCAACACCACGCTGAAGAACGTCCGGATCGAGATCCACCTCTCCAACGGGGTGGAACTCGGACCCACAACCCCCATCGACCTAGCACCCGGAGAGATCGTGGACGTCCGCCTGGACGCCACCACCCAACCCTTCGACACCTGGGTCGCCCACGCCGAAGTGGGCACCCAAGGCACCGACCAGGGAACCGGAGGCGAAGGGACCGGCGAGGGTTCCGAAGGATCAGGCGGTGAAGGAAGCGGAGAGGGTCACGGCTCCGAGGGCGGCGGTTCGTAG
- a CDS encoding fuconate dehydratase: MKRVLAGRRITAAEAFDIRFPTSEHLDGSDAVHTDPDYSAAYVILRTDAGDGVEGHGFCFTLGRGNEIEVAALEALAPLVVGLDLAEIVADSRSFSRLLTQDSQMRWLGPEKGVVHMAAAAVITAVWDLASKAAGKPLWKYLADLSPEELAAMVDYQYLSDVLTEEEAVELLRRAESGRAERERLLLEHGYPAYATSPGWLGYSDSKLVRLCREAVDDGFTLIKLKVGGSIEDDQRRLRLAREAVGPDVLIAVDANQKWDVGEAIEWMGELASHSPYWIEEPTSPDDILGHAAIRRAVAPIKVATGEAVQNRVVFKQLLQAGAIDIMQIDATRVAGVNENIANLLLAAKFGVPVVPHAGGVGLCELVQHLAMLDFIAIGAEMEGRSIEFVDHLHEHFVDPVVVADGSYVAPSRPGFSSQIRGASLDEFRYPTGPAWRGTTAR, translated from the coding sequence ATGAAGCGGGTGTTAGCGGGCAGACGGATCACCGCCGCAGAGGCGTTTGACATCAGGTTTCCAACGTCCGAGCACCTGGACGGGTCGGATGCGGTCCACACCGATCCCGACTACTCGGCCGCGTACGTGATCCTTCGGACCGATGCCGGTGATGGCGTCGAGGGCCACGGGTTCTGCTTCACCCTCGGTAGGGGAAACGAGATCGAGGTGGCAGCGCTCGAAGCTCTCGCCCCGCTGGTTGTCGGTCTCGACCTGGCCGAGATCGTGGCCGACTCACGGTCCTTCTCCCGCCTCCTCACCCAGGATTCTCAGATGCGTTGGCTCGGTCCCGAGAAGGGAGTCGTCCACATGGCCGCGGCGGCCGTCATCACGGCCGTCTGGGACCTCGCGAGCAAGGCGGCAGGCAAACCGCTTTGGAAGTACCTGGCCGATCTCTCGCCGGAGGAACTGGCGGCGATGGTCGATTACCAGTACCTGTCGGACGTGCTGACCGAGGAAGAGGCGGTCGAGCTGTTGCGCCGTGCCGAGAGCGGCAGGGCCGAGAGGGAGCGCCTGTTGCTGGAGCACGGGTATCCGGCCTACGCGACGAGTCCGGGGTGGCTGGGTTACTCGGACTCCAAGCTGGTACGCCTGTGCCGGGAAGCGGTCGACGACGGCTTCACGCTCATCAAGCTCAAGGTCGGCGGTTCCATCGAGGACGATCAGCGCCGCCTGCGGCTGGCCCGCGAGGCGGTGGGGCCCGACGTGCTGATCGCCGTGGACGCGAACCAGAAGTGGGACGTGGGAGAGGCCATCGAGTGGATGGGCGAGTTGGCGTCGCACTCTCCGTACTGGATCGAGGAACCCACCAGCCCGGACGACATCCTCGGCCACGCCGCCATCCGGCGAGCGGTCGCTCCGATAAAGGTTGCCACGGGGGAGGCGGTCCAGAACCGGGTCGTGTTCAAGCAGCTGCTCCAGGCCGGAGCGATCGACATCATGCAGATCGACGCCACGAGGGTGGCCGGGGTGAACGAGAACATCGCCAACCTCCTGCTGGCCGCCAAGTTCGGGGTCCCGGTAGTGCCGCATGCGGGAGGGGTGGGGCTGTGCGAGCTGGTCCAGCACCTGGCGATGCTCGACTTCATCGCCATCGGCGCCGAGATGGAGGGACGATCCATCGAGTTCGTCGATCACCTGCATGAACACTTCGTGGATCCGGTGGTCGTAGCCGATGGGTCCTATGTCGCCCCGAGCCGGCCAGGATTCAGTTCCCAGATCCGGGGGGCGTCACTCGACGAGTTCCGCTACCCGACAGGTCCTGCCTGGCGCGGGACGACTGCGCGATGA
- a CDS encoding SDR family oxidoreductase: MALPSISELVSLEGKCAIVTGAAQGFGAAISRRLGEAGATVFVADRNVEGAEQSAQRLRGLGCDVVAQSVDIADRDKVDALVEAAAERSGRVDILVNNAGIFSNYYFSNMPPHEFADTVSVNVVGTFQMAQAVTQRMIADGRGGSIVNIASVDAFNTSAEGLSHYTTSKHAIGGMTKSMAVELAGHNIRVNAVCPGAAMTEGAIALVTAGAPEGIDVEAQWDGIKERTPLGRLCDPDDVARAVLFLASDMAAFVTGAFLVVDGGILVQPLEGYVPASGH, translated from the coding sequence ATGGCACTGCCCAGTATCAGCGAGCTTGTGAGCCTCGAGGGGAAGTGCGCCATCGTCACGGGAGCAGCCCAAGGTTTCGGCGCTGCCATATCGCGCCGTCTCGGCGAAGCCGGCGCGACGGTTTTCGTCGCTGATAGGAATGTGGAGGGCGCCGAGCAGTCGGCGCAGCGGTTGAGAGGTCTCGGATGCGACGTTGTCGCACAAAGCGTCGACATTGCCGACAGGGACAAAGTGGACGCGCTGGTCGAGGCTGCGGCCGAGCGGTCCGGCCGGGTGGACATACTGGTCAACAACGCCGGTATCTTCTCGAACTATTACTTCTCGAACATGCCACCCCATGAGTTCGCCGACACGGTTTCGGTCAACGTGGTCGGCACGTTCCAGATGGCCCAGGCGGTCACCCAGCGGATGATCGCCGACGGCCGCGGTGGTTCCATCGTCAACATCGCTTCGGTCGACGCGTTCAACACCTCTGCGGAGGGCCTGTCGCACTACACGACCTCGAAACACGCCATCGGGGGGATGACCAAGTCCATGGCGGTCGAGCTGGCGGGCCACAACATCCGGGTCAACGCCGTGTGCCCGGGCGCGGCCATGACCGAGGGGGCGATCGCCCTGGTGACCGCAGGCGCACCGGAGGGGATCGACGTAGAGGCGCAGTGGGACGGCATCAAGGAGAGGACTCCGCTCGGCCGCCTCTGCGATCCTGACGACGTTGCAAGGGCGGTGCTGTTTCTCGCCTCCGACATGGCCGCCTTCGTGACCGGGGCCTTCCTCGTCGTCGACGGCGGCATCCTGGTCCAACCTCTCGAGGGCTACGTTCCCGCGTCTGGTCACTGA
- a CDS encoding 2-hydroxy-3-oxopropionate reductase, with protein MRVGFVGTGIMGRPMAGRLQEAGHPLFIVRHRSEPPRELLDAEALLVESAMAVAEASDVIFTMVPDTAAVEDALFRDRGVATGLSPGKVVVDMSSISPSATQVFAERVRELGCEYLDAPVSGGDVGARDGTLSIMVGGPQEAFERVRPLFDVMGRTVTLVGGSGAGQLCKVANQMIVGINIAAVSEALVMASKAGLDPVPVREALLGGFASSRILEVHGQRMIDRAFEPGGRIELHQKDLGLALAEAEQLGVATPMTSVCRDLMDACASQGGAGWDHSALIRAYELLADHELGTL; from the coding sequence ATGAGAGTCGGGTTTGTAGGTACAGGGATCATGGGTCGGCCGATGGCCGGCCGTCTCCAGGAGGCCGGCCATCCGTTGTTCATCGTCCGGCACCGGTCCGAGCCACCAAGGGAACTCCTTGATGCCGAGGCCCTACTCGTGGAGTCGGCCATGGCGGTCGCCGAGGCGTCCGACGTGATCTTCACGATGGTTCCCGACACAGCCGCTGTGGAAGACGCTCTCTTCCGGGACCGCGGCGTAGCGACAGGGTTGAGCCCGGGGAAGGTCGTGGTCGATATGAGCTCGATCTCCCCGTCCGCCACGCAGGTGTTCGCGGAACGTGTCCGAGAGCTGGGCTGCGAGTACCTCGACGCGCCGGTGTCGGGGGGTGACGTGGGCGCCAGGGACGGCACCCTGTCCATCATGGTGGGCGGGCCTCAAGAGGCTTTCGAGAGGGTCAGACCCCTCTTCGACGTGATGGGCCGGACGGTCACGCTGGTGGGTGGATCCGGCGCGGGCCAGCTGTGCAAGGTCGCCAACCAGATGATCGTGGGCATCAACATCGCCGCGGTGAGCGAGGCGCTGGTGATGGCGTCCAAAGCGGGCCTGGATCCGGTACCGGTCAGGGAGGCACTGTTGGGCGGCTTCGCATCCTCCCGAATCCTGGAGGTGCACGGTCAACGCATGATCGACCGTGCTTTCGAGCCCGGGGGCCGGATCGAGCTTCACCAGAAGGATCTGGGCTTGGCCCTCGCTGAGGCAGAGCAGTTGGGGGTTGCAACACCGATGACTTCGGTATGCCGGGATCTGATGGATGCCTGTGCATCTCAGGGCGGGGCCGGATGGGATCACTCCGCGCTGATCCGCGCCTACGAGCTGCTGGCCGATCACGAATTGGGCACCCTCTAG
- a CDS encoding pyruvate dehydrogenase — translation MVGEGTLKQIEQRVLWLAVRMVDYVNRDRSTEIKVGGHQASSASLVSVMTALWFNHIGGDDKVAVKPHASPVYHAIKYLTGELDRSYLTRLRRLGGLQAYPSRTKDPDVADFSTGSVGLGAVAPLFSAAARRYLDTKFGPRDPARFIALVGDAELDEGNVWEAIAEPALAGLGNVMLVVDANRQSLDRVVPDIAVGRMANAFAAAGWHVTQAKYGRRLQQIFDLPGGVALRRHIDGMSNEHYQSLFRLRGSDLREQFLEGAARGVAESIAGVSDENLPSVVHDLGGHDLVELVRCFRECDSERGRPSIVFAYTVKGYDLPFAGDPLNHAALLSPSQIDDLRSRVGLTPETEWNRFDMASPAGRVCAGVGGEINNLPTPPRPVLPLPAGIGTFARTAATARPVSTQDAFGRVLARLADVEGVAERLVTTSPDVAISTNLGGWINKAGVFSPEHRPDYSATETLLRWKPGPDGHHIELGISEMNLFMLLGQLGLSHDHHGEMLLPIGTVYDPFVLRGLDAFIYGTYSGSRFVVVGTPSGISLAPEGGAHQSTITPSVGIELPGVDFVEPAYAQSLEWLLIDALHRLSDPDGAISYLRLSTRPIDQNPFRKVLDSMGEDRVRADVVAGGYLLRGPSDTSLVPVVLAGSGSVMPELVAAAEELEEEGVGASVLSITSPDRLYAGWIRTLRRSQSRFTRPADDHHLATLIPPRLRRAPIVTVHDAASHTMAWLGSVYGQLVVPVGVDDFGESGTIPELYERFGLRAEQVVNSALVALAANGDLDR, via the coding sequence ATGGTTGGCGAGGGGACTCTAAAACAGATCGAGCAGCGGGTACTGTGGCTGGCCGTGCGGATGGTCGACTACGTCAACCGGGACCGCAGCACCGAGATCAAGGTGGGGGGCCACCAGGCATCGTCCGCCTCGCTCGTTTCGGTCATGACCGCCCTGTGGTTCAACCACATCGGTGGCGACGACAAGGTGGCGGTCAAACCCCACGCGTCGCCCGTGTACCACGCTATCAAGTACCTGACCGGCGAGTTGGACCGCTCCTACCTCACCCGGCTGCGCCGGCTGGGCGGCCTGCAGGCCTACCCGTCCCGCACCAAGGACCCCGACGTGGCCGACTTCTCGACCGGTTCGGTCGGCTTGGGGGCGGTGGCGCCGCTGTTCTCGGCGGCCGCCCGGCGATACCTGGACACCAAGTTCGGCCCGCGGGACCCGGCCCGTTTCATAGCGCTGGTGGGCGACGCCGAACTCGACGAGGGCAACGTGTGGGAGGCGATAGCGGAGCCTGCCCTGGCCGGCCTGGGCAACGTCATGCTGGTGGTGGACGCCAACCGCCAGAGCCTCGACCGGGTGGTGCCGGACATTGCGGTGGGGCGGATGGCCAATGCCTTCGCCGCGGCCGGATGGCACGTCACCCAGGCCAAATACGGGAGGCGCCTCCAGCAGATTTTCGACTTGCCCGGCGGCGTGGCATTGCGCCGGCACATAGACGGGATGTCCAACGAGCATTACCAGAGCCTGTTCCGGTTGCGCGGCTCCGACCTCCGCGAGCAGTTCCTCGAGGGCGCCGCCCGAGGCGTAGCAGAGTCGATCGCCGGGGTCAGCGACGAGAACCTTCCCTCGGTCGTGCACGATCTCGGTGGCCATGACCTCGTGGAACTGGTCAGGTGCTTCCGGGAGTGTGACTCGGAGCGGGGCCGGCCGAGCATCGTATTCGCCTACACGGTCAAGGGCTATGACCTCCCGTTCGCCGGCGACCCGCTCAATCATGCGGCCCTACTCAGCCCGTCCCAGATCGACGATCTACGGTCCAGGGTGGGGTTGACCCCCGAGACCGAGTGGAACCGGTTCGATATGGCCAGTCCCGCCGGCAGGGTGTGCGCGGGAGTGGGCGGGGAGATCAACAACCTGCCTACGCCACCCCGCCCCGTCCTGCCCCTCCCGGCCGGCATCGGGACGTTCGCCCGTACGGCCGCGACGGCCCGGCCCGTCTCCACCCAGGATGCCTTCGGCAGGGTGCTGGCGAGGCTTGCCGATGTCGAAGGGGTAGCCGAACGACTGGTGACCACGTCGCCGGACGTGGCGATTTCTACGAACCTCGGAGGGTGGATCAACAAGGCCGGGGTCTTCTCCCCCGAGCACCGGCCCGACTACTCGGCGACCGAGACACTGTTGCGCTGGAAGCCGGGTCCGGATGGGCACCACATCGAGTTGGGGATCTCCGAGATGAACCTGTTCATGCTGTTGGGCCAGTTGGGGCTCTCCCACGATCACCACGGCGAGATGCTGCTGCCCATAGGCACCGTGTACGACCCGTTCGTCCTCCGGGGTCTCGATGCCTTCATTTACGGCACCTACAGCGGCAGCCGGTTCGTGGTGGTGGGCACTCCATCCGGGATCAGCCTCGCCCCCGAGGGCGGCGCCCACCAGTCGACCATCACACCGTCCGTGGGGATAGAGCTGCCGGGCGTCGACTTCGTGGAACCCGCCTACGCCCAGAGCCTGGAATGGCTGCTGATCGATGCCCTACATCGGCTGTCGGATCCCGACGGCGCCATCTCGTACCTCCGCCTTAGCACCCGGCCCATCGACCAGAACCCCTTCCGGAAGGTACTGGATTCGATGGGAGAGGACCGCGTCCGCGCCGACGTGGTGGCGGGCGGTTACCTGCTACGGGGCCCATCGGACACTTCCCTCGTCCCGGTGGTTCTGGCCGGGAGCGGCTCGGTGATGCCGGAACTCGTGGCGGCGGCCGAGGAACTGGAGGAAGAGGGAGTCGGCGCCTCTGTGCTCTCGATCACGAGCCCGGACCGCCTCTACGCCGGCTGGATCCGCACGCTGCGTCGATCACAGTCCCGCTTCACCCGGCCGGCGGACGACCATCACCTCGCCACCCTCATCCCGCCTCGGCTCCGGCGCGCGCCGATCGTCACCGTACACGACGCAGCCTCACACACCATGGCCTGGCTGGGCTCCGTGTACGGGCAACTCGTGGTCCCTGTGGGGGTCGACGACTTCGGCGAGTCGGGGACGATCCCGGAGTTGTACGAGCGCTTCGGCCTGCGGGCGGAGCAGGTGGTCAACAGCGCACTGGTCGCCCTGGCCGCAAACGGGGACCTCGATCGGTAG
- a CDS encoding pyridoxamine 5'-phosphate oxidase family protein produces MAVTWADFRHAEPGLAGSVQERFESHRHAVMATLRSDGAPRLSGMETPIRDGHLWLAMDAISRKTSDLRRDPRFSIHSALDGEELLSGDARVEGQALAASDEDMALFIEGHRFSIDDPSTMALFTADISRVVLARVEDRSLVVSAWTPEDGLTETRLP; encoded by the coding sequence ATGGCGGTGACATGGGCGGACTTTCGGCACGCCGAGCCGGGTCTGGCGGGCTCTGTCCAGGAGCGATTCGAGAGCCACCGTCATGCGGTGATGGCCACCCTGAGGAGCGACGGCGCGCCACGGCTCTCGGGTATGGAGACCCCCATCCGGGATGGACACCTGTGGCTGGCCATGGATGCCATCTCGCGCAAAACGTCCGATCTCCGACGAGACCCGCGGTTCTCGATACACAGTGCGCTCGACGGCGAAGAACTGTTGTCGGGAGATGCCAGGGTCGAAGGACAGGCGCTGGCGGCTTCGGACGAGGACATGGCCCTCTTCATCGAAGGCCATCGCTTTTCCATCGATGATCCCTCGACCATGGCGTTGTTCACAGCCGACATCAGCCGCGTGGTCCTGGCTCGAGTGGAGGATCGCTCCTTGGTTGTGAGTGCCTGGACGCCGGAGGACGGGCTAACCGAAACCCGCTTGCCCTGA
- the glnT gene encoding type III glutamate--ammonia ligase — protein sequence MGSVEDIRSRIEADGVEFIYAMFVEMHGKPCAKLVPVEALDGLMADGAGFAGFAAGPMGQDPSAPDILAIPDPASYTQLPWQPNVAVMQCDPTVEGELWPYAPRVILRNALDSLAERNLVLKAGFEAEYSMVARGDDGTIRVADPLDTDPRPCYDARLLTRMLPHLTEVSKHMNAMGWENYANDHEDANGQFEQNWKYSDALTTADRLILFRFMIHTLAQRDGRFATFMPKPFADRTGNGLHAHMSLWTGDTDEPLFPAGDTDSKGLGLSELAYQFTAGLLANAESLVAVACPIVNSYKRMGVGAPTSGATWAPAYAAYGGNNRTHMIRVPEPDRIEIRLPDGAANPYLLFAAILACGLDGIDNGMDPGDPNTDNLFTLSSEEVAARGIKTLPPTLLHAADNLTGSDVLRAGLGMTADGPYSDYFAAVKRQEFLAHHHKVTRSEVDQYLTLF from the coding sequence GTGGGCTCAGTGGAGGACATCCGGTCGAGGATCGAAGCGGATGGCGTGGAGTTCATCTACGCCATGTTCGTGGAGATGCACGGCAAGCCGTGCGCCAAGCTGGTGCCCGTCGAAGCCCTCGACGGTCTGATGGCCGACGGCGCCGGGTTCGCAGGATTCGCGGCCGGTCCCATGGGCCAGGACCCTTCCGCCCCGGACATCCTGGCGATACCGGACCCGGCCTCCTACACCCAACTGCCCTGGCAACCGAACGTCGCCGTAATGCAGTGCGATCCCACCGTGGAGGGCGAGTTGTGGCCCTACGCGCCCCGGGTCATCCTGCGCAATGCCCTGGACTCGCTGGCGGAACGCAACCTGGTCCTCAAAGCCGGTTTCGAAGCGGAGTACTCCATGGTGGCTCGTGGCGATGACGGGACGATTCGGGTTGCCGACCCGCTCGACACCGATCCGCGACCCTGTTATGACGCTCGCCTGCTCACCCGGATGTTGCCCCACCTGACCGAGGTGTCGAAGCACATGAACGCCATGGGTTGGGAGAACTACGCCAACGACCACGAGGACGCCAACGGCCAGTTCGAGCAGAACTGGAAGTACTCGGATGCCCTCACCACCGCCGACCGGCTCATCCTGTTCCGGTTCATGATCCATACGCTGGCCCAGCGGGACGGGCGCTTCGCCACGTTCATGCCCAAGCCGTTCGCCGACCGGACCGGGAACGGACTCCATGCCCACATGAGCCTGTGGACCGGGGACACGGACGAGCCTCTCTTCCCCGCCGGTGATACGGACAGCAAGGGCCTGGGTCTCAGCGAGTTGGCCTACCAGTTCACTGCCGGTCTACTGGCGAATGCCGAGTCGCTGGTGGCGGTGGCGTGCCCGATCGTCAACTCGTACAAGCGGATGGGCGTGGGCGCGCCCACCTCCGGAGCGACCTGGGCGCCGGCCTACGCCGCCTACGGCGGCAACAATCGCACCCACATGATCCGTGTCCCGGAGCCGGACCGGATCGAGATCCGGCTTCCCGACGGCGCCGCCAACCCCTACCTGCTGTTCGCCGCCATCCTGGCCTGCGGTCTGGATGGCATTGACAACGGGATGGACCCGGGGGACCCGAATACCGACAACCTCTTCACCCTCTCGAGCGAGGAGGTAGCGGCCCGGGGCATCAAGACGCTACCGCCGACGCTGTTGCACGCGGCCGACAACCTGACGGGCAGTGACGTGCTGCGCGCCGGCCTGGGTATGACAGCCGACGGGCCCTACAGCGACTACTTCGCAGCGGTCAAGCGGCAGGAGTTCCTCGCCCACCACCATAAGGTGACCCGATCTGAGGTGGACCAGTACCTGACGCTGTTCTAA
- a CDS encoding glutamine amidotransferase family protein, protein MCGIVGLFLKTDRFQPRLGELTASMLHEMRDRGPDSAGFAIYDQGRAGTTRITVLAEGQRPDWSRTAADLEGALGAGVSVRPIRDHAVLETAGDGGRARQWLIDNFPDLDVLSYGSQIEIYKAVGDPDLVAINYDLRSRTGTHALAHTRMATESAVTTNGSHPFATGADTCLVHNGSLSNYNWLRTRLERQGEIFQTENDSEVAAGYLAWRLREGDSLKKALERALVALDGFFTFAIGIEDGFAILRDPIACKPAIVAETDDWVAMSSEYRAITHLPDSDHATLWEPAPGVIYTWTRAA, encoded by the coding sequence ATGTGCGGCATCGTCGGCCTCTTCCTGAAGACCGACCGCTTCCAGCCAAGGCTGGGGGAGCTCACTGCCAGCATGTTGCACGAGATGCGCGACCGCGGTCCGGACAGCGCCGGGTTTGCCATCTACGACCAGGGCCGAGCCGGGACAACCCGCATAACTGTGCTGGCGGAAGGGCAGAGGCCCGACTGGAGCAGGACCGCCGCCGACCTGGAAGGCGCTCTGGGCGCCGGCGTGTCGGTCCGGCCGATCCGGGATCACGCCGTTCTCGAGACCGCGGGCGACGGCGGCCGGGCCCGCCAGTGGTTGATCGACAACTTCCCCGACCTCGATGTCCTCAGCTACGGATCCCAGATCGAGATATACAAGGCGGTCGGCGATCCCGATCTGGTGGCTATCAACTACGACCTCCGCTCCCGGACCGGAACCCACGCCCTCGCCCACACGCGGATGGCGACCGAGTCGGCGGTCACGACCAACGGATCCCACCCCTTCGCCACGGGCGCCGACACCTGCCTCGTCCACAATGGATCCCTGTCGAACTACAACTGGCTCCGGACCCGGCTCGAGCGGCAGGGCGAGATCTTCCAGACCGAGAACGACTCCGAGGTGGCGGCCGGTTACCTGGCGTGGCGGCTCCGGGAGGGCGACAGCCTCAAGAAGGCTCTCGAGCGCGCCCTGGTGGCGCTCGACGGGTTCTTCACGTTCGCAATCGGCATCGAGGACGGCTTCGCCATCTTGCGTGACCCCATCGCCTGCAAGCCCGCGATCGTCGCCGAGACCGACGACTGGGTGGCCATGTCCTCGGAGTACCGGGCCATCACCCACCTTCCGGATTCCGACCACGCCACCCTATGGGAGCCGGCGCCGGGCGTCATCTACACGTGGACGCGGGCCGCGTGA
- a CDS encoding glutamate synthase encodes MSPPHPVTTIDLAETSLRELNQTLHRAGQGSFRVLNPRGTHAVACGIDADIRVEIDGSVGYYCAGMHQEGSVHVDGNASTGLAENIMSGTVRITGSATMSAGASGGGGLVVIEGNAGARCGISMKGVDIVVGGNVGHMSAFMAQAGNLVVMGDAGAYLGDSLYEADIYVRGAVESLGADAVRKEMRPEHVRILSDLLAKAGMEADPADFQRYGSARNLYNFHIDDVDAELAGTAS; translated from the coding sequence GTGAGCCCACCGCATCCGGTCACCACCATCGACCTGGCAGAGACATCACTGCGCGAACTCAACCAGACACTCCACCGTGCCGGGCAGGGCTCGTTCCGGGTGCTTAACCCGCGCGGCACCCACGCGGTGGCGTGCGGCATCGACGCCGACATCCGGGTGGAGATCGATGGTTCGGTCGGCTACTACTGCGCCGGCATGCACCAGGAAGGGTCGGTGCACGTTGACGGGAACGCCAGTACCGGGCTGGCCGAGAACATCATGTCGGGAACCGTACGCATCACCGGCAGCGCCACCATGTCGGCCGGCGCCAGCGGCGGCGGAGGGCTGGTGGTGATCGAGGGAAACGCCGGCGCCCGGTGCGGCATCTCGATGAAGGGAGTCGATATCGTCGTGGGGGGCAACGTCGGCCACATGAGCGCGTTCATGGCCCAGGCCGGGAACCTGGTGGTGATGGGCGACGCGGGCGCCTATCTCGGAGACTCCCTCTACGAGGCCGACATCTACGTGCGCGGCGCCGTAGAGAGTCTCGGCGCGGATGCGGTCCGCAAGGAGATGCGGCCCGAACACGTCCGGATCCTGTCCGACCTGCTGGCGAAGGCCGGCATGGAGGCCGATCCCGCCGACTTCCAGCGCTACGGATCGGCCCGCAACCTGTACAACTTCCACATCGACGACGTGGACGCCGAGCTGGCGGGAACGGCCTCGTGA